In Rosa chinensis cultivar Old Blush chromosome 1, RchiOBHm-V2, whole genome shotgun sequence, a genomic segment contains:
- the LOC112198282 gene encoding putative disease resistance RPP13-like protein 1 — protein MPPSSCRSDGPVIGRDWDKSQIVGFLSGAKPSAINFHVVAILGMAGVGKTTLAGHVFNDDDAAMQQFDLKVWVYVSDDFNIVRVTKAILKSITSEHCKLKEFSKVQDNLNKELTGKKFLIVLDDVWNTCDYDMWTKLQSPFRVGALGSRILVTTRHESVTRMMGAIQVYNLKCISSDDCWQVFEQHSFLKISNSRPQNLESLRDKIIVKCNGLPLAARTLGGLLRCKEIGEWEEILDNKLWSLSDKSGILPVLKLSYHSLPSNLKRCFAYCSILPNDYEFSEKQLILIWMAEGLI, from the coding sequence ATGCCACCGAGTTCGTGTCGATCGGATGGACCTGTGATCGGAAGGGACTGGGATAAAAGCCAGATTGTTGGATTTTTGTCCGGAGCCAAGCCTAGTGCCATCAATTTTCATGTTGTGGCCATTCTTGGCATGGCAGGAGTCGGAAAGACAACACTTGCAGGACATGTATTCAACGATGATGATGCTGCCATGCAACAGTTTGACCTTAAGGTGTGGGTATATGTGTCTGATGACTTCAATATTGTGAGAGTGACAAAGGCAATTCTCAAATCAATTACATCAGAGCACTGTAAGTTGAAGGAGTTCAGTAAAGTCCAGGATAATCTCAATAAGGAGTTGACGGGCAAAAAGTTTCTCATTGTTTTAGATGATGTTTGGAATACATGTGACTACGATATGTGGACCAAATTGCAATCCCCCTTCCGTGTTGGAGCACTAGGAAGTAGGATACTAGTGACAACGCGCCATGAATCAGTTACAAGAATGATGGGAGCCATACAAGTTTATAATTTGAAGTGTATATCAAGTGATGATTGTTGGCAAGTATTTGAACAACATTCATTCTTGAAAATTAGCAACAGCAGACCACAAAATTTGGAGTCGCTTCGGGACAAGATTATTGTGAAATGCAATGGATTGCCGTTGGCTGCAAGGACGCTTGGTGGACTTCTACGGTGCAAAGAAATTGGTGAATGGGAAGAAATATTGGACAACAAATTATGGAGTCTATCAGATAAGAGTGGTATTCTCCCAGTATTGAAACTGAGCTATCACTCTCTCCCCTCAAACCTAAAAAGATGCTTTGCTTATTGCTCAATACTTCCAAATGACTATGAATTCAGTGAGAAGCAGTTGATCCTTATATGGATGGCAGAGGGTTTGATATAG